A DNA window from Burkholderia sp. HI2500 contains the following coding sequences:
- a CDS encoding fimbrial protein: MKMNLLRGCVAAGIASAALVPSLAHAFDGELAFYGSISDVTCNVNGQAPGSSNRQEVQLGDRINPAMFDVIGKTSNDVEFSVKIGGNTGCTNGTKVVMEFDPVSVNINPSTGNLKLIGTKPAEGIEIQIKDAGNTKNGKIMLGTPQTDPQIATVANNTATLTYKAAYVSTALPAGIKTGSGNSFIRYILAYH; the protein is encoded by the coding sequence ATGAAAATGAACTTGCTTCGGGGTTGCGTTGCAGCAGGCATCGCCAGCGCTGCGCTGGTACCGTCGCTTGCCCACGCGTTCGACGGCGAGCTGGCCTTCTACGGCAGCATCTCCGACGTGACCTGCAACGTCAACGGCCAGGCACCTGGCTCCAGCAATCGGCAAGAGGTACAACTTGGCGATCGCATCAACCCGGCCATGTTCGACGTGATCGGCAAGACGTCGAATGACGTCGAGTTCAGTGTCAAGATCGGCGGCAATACGGGCTGTACCAACGGCACGAAGGTCGTGATGGAGTTCGATCCGGTGTCGGTCAACATCAACCCGTCGACCGGCAACCTGAAGCTCATCGGCACCAAGCCGGCGGAGGGGATCGAAATCCAGATCAAGGACGCGGGTAACACCAAGAACGGCAAGATCATGCTCGGCACGCCGCAGACCGACCCGCAGATCGCGACCGTCGCGAACAACACCGCGACCCTGACCTACAAGGCGGCATACGTGTCGACGGCCTTGCCGGCTGGCATCAAGACCGGTTCCGGTAACTCGTTCATCCGGTACATACTCGCTTATCACTGA
- a CDS encoding fimbrial biogenesis chaperone, whose protein sequence is MAGVVAWAACATLAQAALLLNGTRVIFPERARDVTVRMENSGTEPVLAQSWIDDGRVDVPPEKMRTPFVVAPTLVRVEAGRGAVLRITNMQASLPTDRESVFWLNVLEVPTVQQDADNQLRFAFRTRIKLFYRPSALANDVGMAENKLVWKVADGAAHAGRHPVALEVSNPTPYYVSFGKVEGEVGGAFVEAGGGMVEPFGAQRFPLPGVMPSQRPTTVRYMTIDDYGGRSTITKKLTD, encoded by the coding sequence GTGGCCGGTGTCGTGGCGTGGGCTGCCTGCGCCACGCTGGCGCAGGCGGCTCTACTGCTGAACGGTACCCGCGTGATCTTTCCCGAGCGGGCTCGCGACGTGACGGTCCGGATGGAAAATTCCGGTACGGAACCGGTGCTCGCGCAGAGCTGGATCGACGATGGTCGCGTCGACGTTCCGCCCGAGAAGATGCGCACGCCGTTCGTCGTTGCGCCGACACTGGTGCGCGTCGAAGCCGGGCGGGGCGCCGTATTGCGCATCACGAACATGCAGGCGTCGCTGCCCACCGATCGCGAATCGGTGTTCTGGCTGAATGTGCTCGAGGTGCCGACGGTGCAGCAAGACGCGGACAACCAACTGCGCTTTGCCTTCCGAACCCGTATCAAATTGTTCTACCGGCCCTCGGCGCTGGCGAACGACGTCGGGATGGCGGAGAACAAGCTGGTCTGGAAGGTGGCTGACGGTGCGGCGCATGCGGGCAGGCACCCGGTCGCGCTCGAGGTGTCCAATCCGACGCCGTATTACGTGTCGTTCGGCAAGGTCGAGGGCGAGGTTGGCGGCGCTTTCGTCGAGGCCGGTGGCGGGATGGTCGAGCCGTTCGGTGCCCAGCGCTTTCCGTTGCCGGGCGTCATGCCGTCGCAACGCCCGACGACCGTGCGCTACATGACCATCGACGACTACGGCGGCCGCAGCACGATAACAAAGAAACTGACCGACTGA
- a CDS encoding fimbria/pilus outer membrane usher protein: protein MRSSAGFYYSCAPDLAPRLPKRPCLLAVASVFASVAMASGANAVADTVDTVVRDDARRETTGASPATGKTHFDDSMLMHGPDSGPIDTTPFERPNAVVPGQHRADLIVNGQWRGVEEITFRHDARDDVQPCYDRLLLQRAGVDLERSARGQDGSQPPNPLPDGLICDTPSRYVPGAALSFDAAEQKLYLTVPQFYMRVASQSSYVDPANWTNGVPAALLSYNASVFSTRSGGYESSQLYTGLSMAASAGRFRIRHNGNLTWSQRGGARYQRGYIYAQTDLPDWHAQLLAGESSTSGALFDAVSFRGVQIDSDDRMLPDEQRYYAPVVRGVAQSNAKVTIHQRGYLVHETTVAPGPFAIDNLQAMSYGGDLNVTVTEANGETRSFVVPFATTVQLLRPGRTRFSAMAGRAIELGGDIGTQYVGQFTVQRGVNNALTAYGGAAFANRYQSVLMGVGLNTPIGGFAADVTIARTQPPGSERLSGSSIRVSYSKNLPNSGTNFSLLAYRYSTKGYLGLRDALVLNGRSDQRVGAEAFARLRNRVDLNVSQQIGRSGSVYANGSALSYWAGGGQSLSFTLGYSTQWRDATVTASVQRVRNLSTRYASSGGGAGSTLVSVNVSIPLGRDSRRAPIFSTLMTRDSSNGTSATASLAGRFGERSDGSYSLSSSYDGNNRASSGSFGVGYQLPVASVSANIGLGRDYQQASANAAGAVVLHPGGLTLAPTLSETIGVVHAPHARGALVANTNARVNRFGYAIVPSLTPYQLNQVDLDPKDIPDDVELKTTSRSVAPRSGSVVMLSYDTLKARALLIDAQTEDGRPLPFAARALDTRTGAMLGAVGQGSLLLARSADDDGQIRVEWGTRADQQCVIDYSVSPQERTARGYVTLTRVCRAIPVTAPLAPGRGEGQ from the coding sequence ATGCGCAGTTCAGCAGGTTTTTATTATTCATGCGCGCCGGACCTCGCCCCGCGGCTGCCGAAGCGGCCGTGCCTGCTGGCAGTCGCTTCGGTATTTGCGTCGGTCGCGATGGCGTCGGGGGCGAATGCCGTCGCGGATACCGTCGACACGGTCGTGCGGGACGACGCGCGCCGCGAGACCACCGGCGCATCGCCGGCAACCGGCAAGACGCATTTCGACGATTCGATGCTGATGCACGGCCCCGACAGCGGGCCGATCGATACGACGCCGTTCGAACGTCCGAACGCCGTCGTGCCGGGGCAGCATCGTGCAGACCTGATCGTCAACGGGCAGTGGCGCGGCGTGGAAGAGATCACGTTCCGCCACGATGCGCGCGATGACGTGCAGCCTTGCTACGACCGGCTGTTGTTGCAGCGCGCCGGTGTCGACCTCGAGCGGAGCGCACGGGGCCAGGACGGCAGCCAGCCGCCGAATCCGCTGCCCGACGGGTTGATCTGCGACACACCTTCCCGCTACGTACCGGGGGCCGCATTGTCGTTCGACGCGGCGGAGCAGAAGCTGTATCTGACGGTGCCGCAGTTCTACATGCGCGTCGCCAGTCAAAGTAGCTACGTCGATCCGGCGAACTGGACGAACGGTGTGCCGGCCGCGCTGCTGAGCTACAACGCCAGTGTATTTTCGACGCGTTCGGGCGGCTACGAATCCTCGCAGCTCTACACGGGGCTCTCGATGGCGGCCAGCGCCGGACGGTTCCGGATTCGCCACAACGGCAACCTCACGTGGTCGCAGCGCGGGGGTGCCCGCTACCAGCGCGGCTACATCTACGCGCAAACCGATTTGCCCGACTGGCACGCGCAACTGCTGGCCGGCGAGAGTTCGACCAGCGGCGCGCTGTTCGACGCCGTGTCGTTCCGCGGTGTACAGATCGACAGCGACGACCGGATGCTTCCCGACGAGCAGCGCTACTACGCGCCGGTCGTGCGTGGCGTCGCACAGTCGAATGCCAAGGTGACGATCCATCAACGCGGCTATCTCGTTCACGAGACGACGGTCGCGCCGGGGCCGTTCGCGATCGACAACCTGCAGGCGATGAGCTACGGCGGCGATCTGAACGTGACAGTGACCGAGGCCAACGGCGAGACACGCAGCTTCGTGGTGCCGTTCGCGACGACGGTCCAGCTGCTGCGTCCCGGCCGCACACGGTTCAGCGCGATGGCGGGCCGGGCGATCGAGCTCGGTGGCGACATCGGCACGCAGTACGTCGGCCAGTTCACGGTGCAACGCGGCGTCAACAATGCACTGACGGCCTATGGCGGCGCCGCGTTTGCAAACCGCTACCAGTCGGTACTGATGGGCGTCGGGCTCAATACGCCGATCGGCGGCTTCGCCGCAGACGTCACGATCGCGCGAACCCAGCCGCCAGGCAGCGAGCGCCTGAGCGGTTCGAGTATTCGGGTGTCTTACAGCAAGAACCTGCCGAATAGCGGCACGAACTTTTCGCTGCTCGCGTATCGCTACTCGACCAAGGGCTATCTCGGCCTGCGCGATGCGTTAGTACTGAACGGCCGGAGCGATCAGCGCGTGGGCGCCGAGGCATTCGCGCGGCTGCGCAATCGGGTCGATCTCAACGTGAGTCAGCAGATCGGGCGATCGGGCAGCGTCTACGCGAACGGATCGGCGCTCAGCTACTGGGCGGGAGGCGGGCAATCGCTCAGCTTCACGCTCGGCTACAGCACGCAATGGCGCGATGCGACCGTGACCGCGTCGGTGCAGCGCGTGCGCAACCTGTCCACCCGTTACGCGTCGTCCGGCGGCGGGGCGGGCAGCACGCTCGTCAGCGTGAACGTTTCGATTCCGCTCGGACGCGACTCGCGGCGCGCGCCGATCTTCAGCACGCTGATGACGCGTGACAGCAGCAACGGCACGAGCGCCACGGCGAGCCTGGCCGGGCGTTTCGGCGAGCGCAGCGATGGATCGTACTCGCTGTCGTCGAGCTACGACGGCAACAACCGCGCGTCGTCGGGCAGTTTCGGCGTGGGCTACCAACTGCCGGTTGCGTCGGTGTCGGCGAACATCGGCCTCGGGCGCGACTATCAGCAGGCGTCTGCGAACGCGGCGGGCGCCGTGGTGCTGCACCCGGGCGGCCTGACGCTCGCGCCAACCCTGAGCGAGACGATCGGCGTCGTGCACGCGCCGCACGCGCGCGGCGCCCTGGTGGCGAACACGAACGCACGCGTCAACCGGTTCGGCTACGCGATCGTGCCGAGCCTCACACCGTATCAGCTCAACCAGGTCGACCTCGATCCGAAGGATATTCCGGACGATGTCGAACTCAAGACGACATCGCGCAGCGTCGCGCCGCGCTCGGGATCGGTCGTCATGCTGTCGTACGACACGCTGAAGGCGCGCGCGCTGCTGATCGACGCGCAGACCGAGGACGGCCGGCCGTTGCCGTTCGCGGCGCGTGCGCTCGATACCCGCACCGGCGCCATGCTGGGCGCGGTCGGGCAGGGCAGTCTCCTGCTGGCGCGCAGCGCCGACGACGACGGGCAAATTCGCGTCGAATGGGGCACGCGTGCTGATCAGCAGTGCGTGATCGACTACTCGGTGTCGCCGCAGGAGCGGACCGCGCGCGGCTACGTGACGCTGACGCGCGTCTGCCGTGCGATCCCCGTGACGGCGCCGCTCGCTCCAGGCCGTGGCGAGGGGCAATAG
- a CDS encoding fimbrial biogenesis chaperone → MRAAVVACAASVGAVTGHAALSVVGTRFVYPGDARALTILARNGGAEPILVQAWLDVGDANADPDRLRVPFVVTPPLVRLDPARPLAIRVQSIGGDLPTDRESCFWINVLEVPPAVPTHDNTLRIAYRLRMKLLYRPPGLAGDPDRAPNALTWTRANRQAAATIVATNPTPYYVTLTRVLLNGEPVLSASRAVDVAPFGRAEIPAGTQLDGKGDAEIVFDAVDDSGTSNEYRARFAPP, encoded by the coding sequence GTGCGCGCGGCGGTGGTGGCTTGCGCGGCGAGCGTCGGCGCAGTCACCGGCCACGCGGCGCTGTCCGTGGTCGGCACCCGCTTCGTCTATCCCGGCGATGCGCGTGCGCTGACGATCCTCGCGCGCAACGGTGGCGCTGAGCCGATCCTGGTTCAGGCGTGGCTCGACGTGGGCGACGCGAATGCCGATCCCGACCGCCTGCGCGTGCCGTTCGTCGTGACGCCGCCGCTCGTGCGACTCGATCCGGCTCGGCCGCTGGCGATTCGCGTGCAGTCCATCGGCGGCGATTTGCCGACTGACCGGGAATCCTGTTTCTGGATCAATGTGCTCGAAGTGCCGCCGGCCGTGCCGACGCACGACAACACCCTGCGCATCGCTTACCGGCTGCGCATGAAGCTCCTGTATCGACCACCCGGCCTGGCCGGCGATCCGGATCGTGCGCCAAATGCACTGACCTGGACGCGCGCGAACCGGCAGGCTGCTGCCACGATCGTCGCCACCAATCCCACACCGTACTACGTGACGCTGACGCGCGTGCTGCTGAACGGCGAACCCGTCTTGTCGGCGAGCCGCGCGGTGGACGTCGCGCCGTTCGGTCGGGCCGAGATTCCGGCCGGCACGCAGCTCGACGGGAAAGGGGACGCCGAGATCGTGTTCGACGCCGTCGACGATAGCGGCACATCGAACGAATACCGGGCGCGGTTCGCGCCGCCGTGA
- a CDS encoding two-partner secretion domain-containing protein, whose amino-acid sequence MNKTYALVWNARQGVWQAVGERVRRHGKSTMRARVVAVATLLAGSAATSVHALPTGENIVSGKADILRYDNGQQMSVNQHTDKLVTDWQSFNVDKGQRVTFNQPSVTSIALNRVVSQDGSAIYGNIDANGRVFLVNPNGILFGKGAQVNVGGLVATTLDIKNEDFEAGRFRFSGQSPSEVQNAGNLVASEGGSIALLGARVFNRGIVQAQMGTVALAAGSDATLNFDGSKLLSVQIDQGIVNALVSNEQLLKADGGQVLMSAKTADTVLRTVVNNQGTIEARTLRNTAGRISLDGYDAGTVNVAGVLNASATTPGNGGTVVTRGADVKVALGAMVDTRATNGRGGNWRIASSDVSVTAGANQAGTIVADTLSRNLATTDVELVAERGRTSVDGPVTWASGNRLTLASRQGDVSVNGALRATGANARVAIDARKNVRIAAPIALTGTNALLTLDYGVAQLLSGGAAVTLSGAGAGFE is encoded by the coding sequence ATGAACAAGACATACGCTTTGGTATGGAACGCCAGGCAGGGCGTTTGGCAGGCAGTCGGCGAACGGGTACGCCGGCACGGCAAGTCCACGATGCGCGCGCGCGTCGTCGCGGTGGCGACACTGCTTGCGGGTAGCGCGGCGACGTCCGTGCATGCGCTGCCGACGGGCGAGAACATCGTGTCCGGGAAGGCCGACATTCTGCGCTACGACAACGGGCAGCAGATGTCGGTCAACCAGCACACCGACAAGCTGGTGACGGACTGGCAGTCGTTCAACGTCGACAAGGGGCAGCGCGTCACGTTCAACCAGCCGTCCGTGACGTCGATCGCGCTGAACCGGGTCGTCAGCCAGGACGGCAGCGCGATCTACGGCAACATCGACGCGAACGGCCGCGTGTTCCTCGTCAATCCGAACGGCATCCTGTTCGGCAAGGGCGCGCAGGTCAATGTCGGCGGCCTGGTGGCGACGACGCTGGATATCAAGAACGAAGACTTCGAAGCAGGCCGCTTCCGGTTCTCCGGCCAGTCTCCGAGCGAAGTGCAGAACGCAGGCAATCTCGTGGCGAGCGAAGGCGGCTCGATCGCGCTGCTCGGCGCAAGAGTATTCAACAGGGGGATCGTTCAGGCACAGATGGGTACCGTCGCGCTGGCGGCGGGCAGCGACGCCACGCTGAACTTCGACGGCAGCAAGCTGCTCAGCGTGCAGATCGACCAGGGAATCGTCAACGCGCTGGTCAGCAACGAGCAGTTGCTGAAAGCCGATGGCGGGCAGGTGCTGATGAGCGCGAAGACCGCCGATACGGTGCTGCGCACGGTGGTCAACAACCAGGGCACGATCGAGGCGCGCACGCTCAGGAATACGGCAGGCCGGATCTCGCTGGACGGTTACGACGCCGGCACCGTCAACGTCGCGGGCGTGCTGAACGCGAGCGCGACGACGCCGGGCAACGGCGGCACGGTCGTCACGCGCGGTGCCGACGTGAAGGTGGCGCTCGGTGCGATGGTCGATACGCGCGCGACCAACGGTCGCGGCGGCAACTGGCGCATCGCGTCGTCCGACGTGTCGGTCACGGCAGGCGCGAACCAGGCCGGGACGATCGTGGCCGACACGCTGTCGCGCAATCTCGCGACCACCGATGTCGAGCTGGTCGCCGAACGCGGCCGGACGTCGGTCGACGGGCCGGTGACCTGGGCCAGTGGCAACCGGTTGACGCTGGCCAGCCGGCAGGGCGACGTGTCGGTCAACGGTGCGCTGCGGGCAACCGGCGCGAATGCGCGCGTGGCCATCGACGCACGGAAGAACGTGCGGATCGCGGCGCCGATCGCGCTGACCGGCACGAATGCGCTGCTGACGCTCGACTACGGTGTCGCGCAGTTGCTCTCGGGCGGCGCGGCCGTGACGCTGTCGGGGGCCGGGGCCGGCTTCGAGTAG
- a CDS encoding GLUG motif-containing protein, which yields MIQNLQQLQAVNTNLDGLYVLGNNIAGYCSYYSCTTFKTIGSGASFSGVFDGLGNTISNLTITSSDPYAGLFGRNTGTLANLNLKSLRVSAASGVGPVSIGGLVGENAGKISNVTATGMQVSAGANRSNALGGLVGINSGEISQASFAGSVSGNSMSYAVGGLVGENRVDQLAGIVSDSESNATVFGGASNLASIGGLVGVNRGGDILRSTSRGTTSGANIAGVNVGGLVGANLLGTIDDSAALGRVTGGSGGTAGGLVGLNTGKIVKSSASGFVDGRYAQAIGGFVGLNQGTVTDSKALGGVASASTGSTGGFVGINLGANAFIDMAEAHGTVSGGQGSNGGFVGSHLGGQIAHAVARGKTTGGNYSKTGGFVGTNAAELSNVDASGDVSAGAGASVGGFAGTNATSGTIEAASATGNVMGGSSSTVGGFAGENLGAVRDASASGTVGAGCYATLGGLIGLNAGLVERSAANGRVNGSSTQTFGGLVGINRGIFRNSIASGEAGLQKIAGLNLGVIE from the coding sequence GTGATCCAGAACCTGCAGCAGCTGCAGGCCGTCAATACGAATCTCGACGGTCTGTACGTACTCGGCAACAACATCGCCGGTTACTGTTCCTATTATTCGTGCACCACGTTCAAGACCATCGGTTCGGGCGCGTCGTTCTCCGGCGTGTTCGACGGCCTCGGCAACACGATCAGCAACCTCACCATCACGAGCAGCGATCCGTACGCGGGGCTGTTCGGCCGCAACACGGGCACCCTTGCCAACCTCAACCTGAAGTCGTTGCGCGTCAGCGCCGCGTCGGGCGTCGGTCCGGTGTCCATCGGCGGGCTGGTCGGCGAAAACGCCGGCAAGATCTCGAACGTGACCGCGACGGGCATGCAGGTGAGTGCGGGCGCCAACCGCAGCAATGCACTGGGCGGGCTGGTCGGCATCAACAGCGGCGAGATTTCCCAGGCGTCGTTTGCCGGATCCGTGTCGGGCAACAGCATGTCGTATGCCGTTGGCGGTCTGGTCGGCGAGAACCGCGTCGATCAGCTTGCCGGGATCGTGTCCGACAGCGAGTCCAACGCGACCGTATTCGGCGGCGCATCGAATCTCGCCTCGATCGGTGGTCTCGTCGGTGTGAACCGGGGCGGCGACATTCTGAGGTCGACGAGTCGCGGGACCACATCGGGCGCCAATATTGCCGGCGTGAACGTCGGCGGGCTCGTGGGCGCGAACCTGCTCGGCACGATCGACGACTCGGCCGCGCTGGGGCGTGTGACAGGCGGCTCGGGCGGTACGGCGGGCGGGCTCGTCGGCCTCAATACCGGCAAGATCGTCAAGTCGAGCGCAAGCGGATTCGTCGACGGCCGATATGCGCAAGCGATCGGCGGCTTTGTCGGGCTGAACCAGGGCACGGTGACCGACAGCAAGGCGCTGGGCGGCGTCGCAAGCGCGTCGACCGGTTCGACGGGGGGTTTCGTCGGCATCAACCTCGGCGCGAATGCATTCATCGACATGGCGGAAGCGCACGGTACGGTGAGCGGCGGTCAGGGCAGCAATGGCGGCTTCGTCGGCAGTCATCTCGGCGGCCAGATTGCTCATGCGGTCGCGCGCGGCAAGACGACGGGCGGTAACTACAGCAAGACGGGCGGCTTCGTCGGCACCAACGCGGCCGAACTGAGCAACGTCGATGCGAGCGGCGACGTGTCCGCCGGGGCCGGTGCGTCGGTGGGCGGTTTCGCCGGCACCAACGCGACGTCCGGCACGATCGAGGCCGCGTCGGCAACCGGCAACGTGATGGGCGGTTCGTCGAGCACGGTGGGCGGCTTTGCCGGCGAAAACCTCGGCGCGGTGCGCGATGCGTCGGCATCTGGGACGGTCGGCGCCGGGTGTTACGCGACGCTCGGCGGCCTGATCGGCCTGAACGCGGGGCTTGTCGAGCGCTCTGCCGCGAACGGGCGGGTCAACGGATCGTCGACCCAGACCTTCGGCGGCCTCGTCGGCATCAACCGCGGCATTTTCCGCAACAGCATCGCATCCGGCGAGGCTGGGCTGCAGAAGATCGCCGGCCTCAATCTGGGTGTGATCGAGTAA
- a CDS encoding fimbrial protein, with amino-acid sequence MKTIQGRRPGRVGRAMHRLAMAGYLVLAFGTHVMAQGSSGATALDCSFSNIEASPWRMMTPLTSTTPQNSILYQRTVSLMVSFKYGTAPTAHELVTAAHWASGSIVANGVAQTNVNGIGFKWAGVSGDDVERTLQQGADPMVTAKHDLIRSNAGGADLRMMRFRQFLVLDKPVSQLPQGKLVVKNLPGNPTVAIYAIDFPKGVASVGSPVTVPESTTPPNLCKQMKAFVGVGNVCIGSECEIHVPNRCEITSNWIVPVTLGNFAINRFPSLNATSRPVGFDIALSQCAASAKPSISFRDKAAQPNPDKTLLQLSAPAGQTVARGFNIVMTNGLTGERIAYGEPGAAIEYPMQRTGDMAVMPLRAQYIRTGADAELAPGYAGGGAEFSFTFP; translated from the coding sequence ATGAAGACGATTCAAGGGCGCAGGCCGGGGCGAGTCGGCCGGGCGATGCATCGCCTCGCGATGGCGGGATACCTGGTGCTGGCATTCGGCACGCACGTCATGGCGCAAGGCAGCAGTGGCGCAACGGCGCTGGATTGCAGTTTCAGCAACATCGAGGCGTCACCTTGGCGCATGATGACGCCGCTGACGAGTACGACACCGCAAAATTCAATCCTGTATCAACGCACCGTTTCGCTCATGGTCTCGTTCAAGTACGGCACGGCGCCGACGGCGCATGAACTCGTGACTGCGGCACATTGGGCGTCGGGCAGTATCGTCGCGAATGGCGTCGCGCAGACGAACGTCAACGGCATCGGCTTCAAATGGGCCGGCGTGTCCGGCGACGACGTCGAGCGTACGCTGCAGCAAGGTGCGGATCCGATGGTGACCGCGAAGCACGACCTCATTCGCTCGAACGCAGGTGGTGCCGACTTGCGGATGATGCGCTTCCGGCAGTTTCTGGTACTCGACAAGCCGGTTTCGCAGTTGCCGCAGGGCAAGCTGGTCGTCAAGAACCTGCCGGGCAATCCGACCGTCGCGATTTATGCGATCGACTTCCCGAAAGGCGTTGCGTCGGTCGGCAGCCCGGTGACGGTGCCGGAGTCGACGACGCCGCCCAATCTGTGCAAGCAGATGAAGGCCTTTGTCGGCGTCGGCAACGTGTGCATCGGCAGCGAGTGCGAGATTCATGTGCCGAACCGCTGCGAGATCACGTCGAACTGGATCGTGCCGGTGACGCTCGGCAATTTCGCGATCAATCGATTTCCCAGCCTGAACGCGACGTCGAGGCCGGTCGGTTTCGATATCGCGCTCAGCCAGTGCGCGGCGTCGGCAAAGCCGTCGATCAGCTTCCGCGACAAGGCTGCGCAGCCGAATCCGGACAAGACGCTGCTGCAACTGAGCGCGCCGGCGGGCCAGACGGTCGCGCGCGGGTTCAACATCGTGATGACGAACGGGTTGACCGGCGAGCGGATCGCGTACGGCGAGCCGGGTGCGGCGATCGAGTATCCGATGCAGCGCACGGGCGACATGGCCGTGATGCCGCTGCGCGCGCAGTACATCCGTACCGGGGCGGATGCGGAGCTGGCGCCCGGCTATGCGGGCGGCGGCGCGGAATTTTCGTTTACGTTTCCGTGA
- a CDS encoding ABC transporter substrate-binding protein, whose protein sequence is MKFHTLATWLVGAALITAGTVAHADRLDDIKKAGVLRVATFDSNPPFGYVDGKSNHIVGLDVDYAKALADKLGVKLQLQPTNPANRIPFLTSGKVDLVLANFTITEERAKQVDFSIPYFSSGQQFLAKKGVLKSADQLNALRVGADKGTTNEITLREKFPKATIVAYDDTPFAFAALRAGNVQAITQDGPKLIGLLANVPDKQNYEIPAFTISNDYMGVGVPKGETRLLGFVNDTLKGLEANGRAVQIYDAWFGPTTKTPLTRIFRIGDKT, encoded by the coding sequence ATGAAATTCCACACGCTCGCTACGTGGCTCGTCGGAGCCGCGCTCATCACCGCAGGCACCGTCGCGCATGCGGACCGTCTCGACGACATCAAGAAGGCCGGTGTGCTGCGCGTCGCGACGTTCGACAGCAACCCGCCGTTCGGCTATGTCGACGGCAAAAGCAATCACATCGTCGGCCTCGACGTCGACTACGCGAAGGCACTCGCCGACAAGCTCGGCGTGAAGCTGCAGCTCCAGCCGACCAATCCGGCGAACCGCATTCCGTTCCTGACGTCCGGCAAGGTCGATCTCGTGCTCGCGAACTTCACGATTACCGAAGAGCGCGCGAAGCAGGTCGATTTCAGTATTCCGTATTTCTCGTCGGGCCAGCAGTTTCTCGCGAAGAAGGGCGTGCTGAAATCGGCCGACCAGCTGAACGCGCTGCGCGTCGGCGCCGACAAGGGCACGACCAACGAGATCACGCTGCGCGAGAAATTCCCGAAGGCGACGATCGTCGCGTACGACGACACGCCGTTCGCGTTCGCCGCGCTGCGCGCCGGCAACGTGCAGGCAATCACGCAGGACGGCCCGAAGCTGATCGGACTGCTCGCGAACGTGCCGGACAAGCAGAACTACGAGATCCCGGCGTTCACGATCTCGAACGACTACATGGGCGTCGGCGTGCCGAAGGGCGAGACGCGCCTGCTCGGCTTCGTCAACGACACGCTGAAGGGGCTCGAGGCGAACGGCCGCGCCGTGCAGATTTACGACGCATGGTTCGGGCCGACGACGAAGACGCCGCTCACGCGCATCTTCCGGATCGGCGACAAGACCTGA
- a CDS encoding amino acid ABC transporter permease, with translation MLGLAPKYLSWLWQGFLLTLGLAAASAVVATAGGLLLAVMRHARGTVPRTVAAAYVVTFRNTPLLVQLLFWYFGVASLLPEPWITWLNARHALSIGPFTLAWPSFEFVAGWVGLSAYTAAFVAEECEAGLRGVRRAQHDAAAALGLTPMQSLRYVVLPQAVRIALPPLFGQYMNLVKNSSLAMAIGVAELSYASRQVETETFKTFAAFGVATVLYVAAVAAIEAGAYAATQWRDRLGAGR, from the coding sequence ATGCTCGGGTTGGCTCCCAAATACCTGTCCTGGCTCTGGCAGGGCTTCCTGCTGACGCTCGGCCTCGCGGCCGCGTCGGCCGTCGTCGCGACCGCCGGCGGGCTGTTGCTCGCGGTCATGCGGCATGCGCGCGGCACGGTGCCGCGCACGGTGGCGGCCGCGTACGTCGTCACGTTCCGCAACACGCCGCTGCTCGTGCAGTTGCTGTTCTGGTATTTCGGTGTCGCGTCGCTGCTGCCCGAACCTTGGATCACGTGGCTGAACGCGCGTCATGCGTTGAGCATCGGCCCGTTCACGCTCGCGTGGCCGTCGTTCGAATTCGTCGCGGGCTGGGTCGGGCTGAGCGCCTATACCGCCGCGTTCGTCGCCGAGGAGTGCGAAGCCGGCCTGCGCGGCGTGCGGCGCGCGCAGCACGATGCGGCGGCCGCGCTCGGCCTCACGCCGATGCAGTCGCTGCGTTACGTGGTGCTGCCGCAGGCGGTGCGCATCGCGTTGCCGCCGCTGTTCGGCCAATACATGAATCTCGTGAAGAACTCGTCGCTCGCGATGGCGATCGGCGTGGCCGAGCTGTCGTATGCATCGCGGCAGGTCGAGACCGAGACATTCAAGACGTTCGCCGCCTTCGGCGTGGCAACCGTACTGTACGTCGCGGCGGTGGCCGCGATCGAAGCGGGCGCGTATGCGGCCACGCAATGGCGCGACCGGCTGGGAGCGGGGCGCTGA